Proteins from a single region of Caloramator sp. E03:
- a CDS encoding aspartate kinase gives MSIIVQKYGGSSVATIEKIKKVADSVIEKYKEGNKVVVVVSAMGDTTDDLIAMAKKISNNPDKRELDALLSTGEMVSSSLLSMAIIDKGFQAVSYNAFQIQLKTDGTYGKSLIKEIDTKIIEKSLDEGKIVVVAGFQGISNDGDITTLGRGGSDTTAVALAVKLGGVCEIYTDVDGIYSVDPRIYNKAKKLEKISYEEMLELSSLGAQVMHSRSVELGQKYDIPIYVGLSCSDIKGTYIMEVNDMESKPITGIAVSDDDIAITIQNVKYDINLLSQIFETIAAKKINVDMISQTSPIDNHVNISFTIPKNDKSECIDVLNGFGCKNLIVDENITKFSVVGIGMKTTSGVAAKLFKIFSTNKIEVKMITTSEIRITCAINNYDKTKAVKLVAEEFNL, from the coding sequence ATGAGTATAATTGTACAAAAATATGGAGGAAGTTCAGTTGCAACGATTGAAAAGATTAAAAAGGTTGCAGATAGCGTTATTGAAAAGTATAAAGAGGGTAATAAGGTCGTTGTTGTTGTATCAGCTATGGGTGATACTACTGATGATCTTATAGCAATGGCAAAAAAGATATCCAATAATCCCGATAAAAGGGAATTAGATGCACTACTTTCTACCGGTGAAATGGTTTCAAGTTCTCTTTTATCGATGGCGATAATCGATAAAGGATTTCAAGCTGTATCTTATAATGCTTTCCAAATACAGCTTAAAACTGATGGAACTTATGGTAAATCTCTTATTAAAGAGATTGATACAAAAATTATCGAAAAATCCCTTGATGAGGGGAAAATAGTAGTTGTTGCAGGATTCCAAGGTATTTCAAACGATGGGGATATAACAACTTTGGGGAGAGGAGGTTCAGATACTACTGCAGTTGCTTTAGCTGTAAAGCTTGGAGGTGTATGTGAAATATATACTGATGTTGATGGAATTTATAGTGTAGATCCAAGAATTTATAATAAAGCTAAAAAGCTTGAAAAAATAAGCTACGAGGAAATGCTTGAACTTTCAAGCCTTGGAGCACAGGTTATGCATTCAAGATCTGTGGAGTTGGGGCAAAAATATGATATACCAATTTATGTAGGATTAAGCTGTAGTGATATTAAAGGAACATATATAATGGAGGTAAATGATATGGAGAGCAAACCAATTACAGGTATAGCAGTATCCGATGATGATATTGCAATAACAATACAAAATGTTAAATATGATATAAATCTTTTATCACAAATTTTTGAAACTATTGCTGCAAAAAAGATAAACGTTGATATGATAAGCCAGACATCTCCAATTGATAATCATGTAAATATTTCTTTTACTATTCCTAAAAATGATAAAAGTGAATGTATAGATGTATTAAATGGATTTGGGTGTAAAAACCTTATCGTAGATGAAAATATTACAAAATTTTCAGTTGTTGGAATAGGAATGAAGACAACATCTGGAGTTGCAGCAAAGCTTTTTAAAATTTTTTCAACTAATAAAATAGAAGTTAAGATGATAACTACGTCTGAAATAAGAATTACATGTGCAATAAACAATTATGACAAAACAAAGGCAGTTAAGCTTGTTGCAGAGGAATTTAATTTATAA
- a CDS encoding GerMN domain-containing protein → MKKLYILIFFIYFFLSLLLSSCTYYSNNIKPNDNTSNYSVQDFFTFKGNYKLIYQSQNSNLDDKTIYIDYIDNNKIQLRIITPSDIKGQVIEFSNGELKIINTRNEFYYIDNIMSYVNIEPEILLKEPIKLGNKWLLPNGNERFISGINVDVKTPLGNFTALEVTTKSNNLTTIDYYALGLGPIKTIYKYNDTTNEIVIDKIENNSKYMQIVKFYYPNNISNEIIYTKVKLYFKTNDLLKNALENYFKYPPFELPKLISDNTKINKVYFNYADHTVYIDFSKDFSDWLKFNTLYSQKIVQCIVNTLADYFNTDKVNISIESSPFILNSLQVNSSNIYYVDYKNIKEYKK, encoded by the coding sequence ATGAAAAAGTTATATATTCTTATTTTTTTTATATATTTTTTTCTTTCTTTATTGCTTTCCTCCTGTACCTATTATTCTAATAATATAAAACCAAATGATAATACTTCAAATTATAGTGTACAAGATTTTTTCACATTTAAGGGCAACTATAAATTAATTTATCAAAGTCAAAACAGCAATTTAGATGACAAAACTATATATATTGATTACATTGATAATAATAAAATACAACTTAGAATTATAACTCCTTCTGATATAAAAGGCCAGGTAATAGAATTTAGTAATGGAGAACTTAAAATAATTAATACAAGAAATGAATTTTATTATATTGACAACATAATGTCTTATGTTAACATCGAGCCAGAAATCTTATTAAAAGAACCAATAAAATTAGGTAACAAATGGCTTTTACCAAATGGAAATGAAAGATTTATTTCAGGAATTAACGTTGATGTTAAAACTCCTTTAGGAAACTTCACAGCTCTTGAAGTAACAACAAAATCAAACAACCTTACAACAATAGATTACTATGCATTAGGTCTTGGCCCCATAAAAACAATATATAAATATAACGATACAACAAATGAAATAGTAATAGATAAAATTGAAAATAACTCTAAATACATGCAAATAGTGAAATTTTACTATCCTAATAACATAAGTAATGAGATTATTTATACAAAAGTCAAATTATACTTTAAAACAAACGATTTATTAAAAAATGCATTGGAAAATTATTTTAAGTATCCTCCCTTTGAACTTCCAAAACTTATATCTGATAATACAAAAATAAATAAGGTATATTTCAATTATGCTGACCATACCGTCTATATTGATTTTTCAAAAGATTTTTCAGATTGGTTAAAATTCAATACTTTATATAGTCAAAAGATTGTTCAGTGTATAGTAAACACTCTTGCAGATTATTTCAATACTGATAAAGTAAATATAAGCATAGAAAGTTCACCTTTTATTTTAAATTCCCTGCAAGTTAATAGTAGTAATATATACTATGTTGACTATAAAAATATAAAAGAATATAAAAAATAG
- a CDS encoding NlpC/P60 family protein has product MNKNRFTFIILIILLLTTSTTAIATPLTERLQTQQRQLQQSRNTYNEILRQIDQMESNIEILDDQIGDILNQIKDLNTKINNTKRNIEIVEKNISDAQKDIEKEQEIFKKRMRTLYMNGNFGYLYILLNSKSLSDFLARFDMIKKIIVYDNNLITDLINKKKKITIEKEKLVNEKNKLSSLKSENQKKLEALNNKKSEQQRLITQLEQKKRYYASRIAQYQKDIELTKKQIAALQKKYAGTSTANYSGEAVVAYAMKFLGVRYVWGGETPSGFDCSGFTKYVFAHFGKTLYRVSRDQATQGIPVSRDQLKPGDLVFFGNPIHHVGIYVGDNCFIHAPRTGDVVKISPLTRSDYNRARRIP; this is encoded by the coding sequence TTGAATAAAAATCGCTTTACTTTTATTATATTAATTATACTATTACTTACAACAAGTACAACTGCAATTGCAACTCCTTTAACAGAAAGACTTCAAACTCAGCAAAGGCAACTTCAACAAAGCAGAAATACATATAATGAGATTTTACGTCAAATAGATCAAATGGAAAGCAATATAGAAATATTAGATGATCAAATAGGAGATATTCTGAACCAAATTAAGGATTTGAATACCAAAATTAATAATACAAAACGTAATATAGAAATAGTTGAAAAAAACATCTCAGATGCTCAAAAAGACATAGAAAAAGAGCAAGAAATATTTAAAAAGAGAATGCGAACACTCTATATGAATGGAAACTTTGGGTATTTATATATACTTTTAAATTCTAAAAGTCTTAGCGATTTTCTTGCTCGATTTGATATGATAAAAAAAATAATAGTTTATGATAATAATCTTATAACTGATTTAATAAATAAAAAGAAAAAAATAACAATTGAAAAAGAAAAACTTGTAAATGAAAAAAATAAGTTATCATCATTAAAATCCGAAAACCAAAAGAAACTTGAAGCTTTAAACAATAAAAAAAGCGAACAACAAAGGCTTATAACTCAGCTTGAACAAAAGAAAAGATATTATGCTTCAAGAATAGCACAATATCAAAAGGATATAGAGCTTACAAAGAAGCAAATTGCTGCTCTTCAAAAAAAATATGCAGGAACAAGTACTGCAAACTATAGTGGTGAAGCTGTTGTAGCCTATGCTATGAAATTTCTTGGAGTAAGATATGTCTGGGGTGGCGAAACACCTAGTGGCTTTGACTGTTCTGGTTTCACTAAATATGTCTTTGCTCATTTTGGAAAAACACTTTATAGAGTATCAAGGGATCAGGCTACACAAGGTATACCTGTTTCAAGAGATCAATTAAAGCCGGGAGATCTTGTGTTCTTTGGTAATCCAATACACCATGTAGGAATATATGTTGGTGATAACTGTTTTATTCATGCACCAAGAACTGGTGATGTAGTTAAAATATCTCCTCTTACAAGAAGTGACTATAACCGTGCAAGAAGAATACCATAA
- a CDS encoding cation diffusion facilitator family transporter, translating into MFSNWIIKKFIPESKKHNRQIYGYVGGIVGISVNIILFLIKFIIGTLLNSIAITADAFNNLSDTGSSIITIIGFKIADKPADKDHPFGHGRGEYIAGLIVSFMVLLVGFQFVRDSVDRILHPVRLKFELIPFLILILSVSIKFWLGTFYKKLNSNISSGTLNATSLDSFSDVIITSTVALSLLLSKYISFPIDGYIGFIVSIFILFAGYNLTKDTISPLLGEAPDPELVKAIVKEVLSYDNIIGTHDLIIHSYGANKYMASIHAEIPSNIPIMEAHEIIDRAENEISKKLDILLVIHQDPVNVDDEKIKETKKEIEEVIKSFPQILSFHDFRFVGDGEYKNILFDVVVSQEVKKEDEEKLKHEIVNKIKKVHSQYNIKIHIDRNYNP; encoded by the coding sequence ATGTTTAGCAACTGGATAATTAAAAAGTTTATACCTGAATCTAAAAAACATAATCGCCAGATATACGGATATGTCGGTGGAATAGTAGGTATATCAGTTAACATTATTTTATTTTTAATAAAATTTATAATAGGAACATTGCTAAATAGTATTGCAATAACAGCTGATGCCTTTAATAACCTTTCTGATACAGGTTCCTCTATTATAACTATAATAGGTTTTAAAATAGCCGATAAACCTGCAGATAAAGATCACCCATTTGGACATGGAAGAGGAGAATATATAGCAGGTCTTATTGTTTCCTTTATGGTCTTACTTGTAGGTTTTCAGTTCGTTAGAGATTCAGTAGATAGAATACTTCATCCTGTAAGGCTAAAATTTGAGCTTATACCTTTTTTAATACTTATTTTATCAGTAAGCATAAAGTTTTGGCTCGGAACTTTTTATAAAAAGCTCAACTCAAATATATCTTCTGGTACATTAAATGCAACTTCCCTTGATAGCTTCAGTGATGTCATAATTACATCTACAGTTGCATTGTCCCTTTTGCTATCAAAATATATTTCTTTCCCCATTGATGGATATATAGGATTTATAGTTTCAATATTCATTCTTTTTGCCGGATATAATTTAACCAAAGATACAATAAGTCCATTACTTGGGGAAGCGCCTGATCCTGAGCTTGTCAAAGCAATAGTTAAAGAAGTTTTAAGCTATGATAATATAATAGGAACCCATGATCTTATAATCCACAGCTATGGTGCAAATAAATATATGGCATCTATCCATGCTGAAATCCCTTCAAACATACCTATAATGGAGGCCCATGAGATAATTGATAGGGCAGAAAATGAAATCTCTAAAAAACTTGATATATTACTTGTGATACATCAGGATCCCGTAAATGTAGATGATGAAAAGATAAAAGAAACAAAAAAGGAAATTGAGGAAGTTATTAAGTCTTTCCCTCAAATACTTTCATTTCATGATTTCAGATTTGTAGGAGATGGTGAATATAAAAACATATTATTTGATGTGGTAGTTTCTCAAGAAGTAAAAAAAGAAGATGAAGAAAAACTTAAACATGAAATAGTAAATAAAATCAAAAAAGTGCATTCCCAATACAATATTAAAATACACATAGACAGAAATTATAATCCATAA
- a CDS encoding polysaccharide deacetylase family protein has protein sequence MGKRLIKIVAIIISSALITSCTIKTVARTNTNSIEIDNKNKSEIIETKENDSKKMDKTYSSSVKPNELGKIMILMYHDIGEKEGEWVRTPENFKKDLETLYEKGYRLISIKDYINNNIDIPEGTTPVILTFDDGTLGQFNMIKENGEYRVDNTCAVGILEDFYKLHPDFGLKATFYVYYPVPFRQKELIEKKFRYLIDNGMDIGNHTYNHENLRKLNTAGIQESLGKNVMNTKKYLPDYEVDSLALPYGIKPKDNSLIEYVIKGEYKNTIYNNKIVLLVGSNPAYPIYHIKTKPDAIPRIRASEMDTYGTGLYDWLDYFDKHPEEKFISDGNANIISVPADKQNEIYKDKVNGKEIVLIK, from the coding sequence ATGGGTAAAAGATTAATAAAAATTGTTGCAATAATTATATCATCAGCACTAATAACATCTTGTACGATAAAAACGGTGGCTAGAACTAATACTAATAGTATAGAAATTGATAATAAAAACAAAAGTGAAATTATAGAAACCAAGGAAAATGACAGTAAAAAAATGGACAAGACTTATTCTAGTTCTGTAAAACCCAATGAGCTTGGAAAGATAATGATTCTTATGTATCATGATATAGGTGAAAAAGAAGGGGAATGGGTAAGAACTCCAGAAAACTTTAAAAAGGATCTTGAAACTTTATATGAAAAAGGATACAGGTTAATAAGCATAAAGGATTATATAAATAACAATATAGATATACCTGAAGGTACGACACCAGTAATATTAACCTTTGATGATGGTACATTAGGACAGTTTAATATGATAAAAGAAAATGGAGAATATAGGGTCGATAATACTTGTGCTGTTGGCATACTGGAAGATTTTTATAAGTTACATCCCGATTTTGGTCTTAAAGCAACTTTCTATGTTTATTATCCTGTACCATTTAGGCAAAAAGAGTTAATTGAAAAGAAGTTTAGATATTTAATTGATAATGGAATGGATATTGGAAATCATACCTATAATCATGAAAACCTAAGAAAACTAAATACTGCTGGCATTCAGGAGTCATTAGGCAAAAATGTTATGAATACTAAAAAGTATCTTCCTGATTATGAAGTGGACAGTTTAGCTCTTCCTTATGGAATAAAACCTAAAGATAATAGCCTTATTGAATATGTTATTAAAGGTGAATATAAAAATACAATATACAATAACAAAATAGTGCTTTTAGTTGGTTCAAACCCTGCCTATCCTATATATCATATAAAAACAAAACCTGATGCTATTCCAAGGATTAGAGCAAGTGAGATGGATACTTATGGTACAGGCCTTTATGACTGGCTTGATTATTTTGATAAACATCCTGAAGAAAAATTTATAAGTGATGGAAATGCTAATATTATAAGCGTACCAGCAGATAAACAAAATGAGATTTATAAGGATAAAGTAAACGGAAAAGAAATTGTACTTATTAAATAA
- the lysA gene encoding diaminopimelate decarboxylase has translation MLGYNYLEINEKGNLSISKCDCLELAKKYGTPLYVMSEDEIRRRCREIRKNHIEKYNGFAVYASKAFLNKEMCRIIKSEGLGLDVVSGGEIYTAYSVGFPMDKVIFHGNNKTIEELEMAIEYGVGRFVIDNFYEIDCLEKILKKKGKSINALIRLTPGIDGHTHEFIKTGQVDSKFGFSMFDDSADRAVERILKIDRINLKGFHAHIGSQLHENEVYKKEIEVLAEYSKKIKNLYGFEVEELNVGGGFGIFYVEGDKRRSISFFTDIINESVISEFNKLNLKKPLVIIEPGRWIVGEAGITLYTIGCIKDIKGIRKYVSVDGGMADNPRPPLYDALYSAVVVNKKCDEKEVVTIAGKCCESGDILIKDIELPKVESGDILAVLSTGAYNYSMASNYNRIRRPAVVMVSEGKHRLIVKRETYEDLVRFDI, from the coding sequence ATGCTTGGATATAATTATTTAGAGATAAATGAAAAAGGAAATCTTTCTATTTCAAAGTGTGATTGTTTAGAACTTGCAAAAAAATATGGAACACCTCTTTATGTTATGAGTGAAGATGAGATAAGAAGAAGATGTAGAGAGATAAGAAAAAATCACATAGAAAAATACAATGGTTTTGCAGTATATGCAAGCAAGGCTTTTTTGAATAAGGAGATGTGCAGAATAATAAAAAGCGAGGGGTTAGGCCTTGATGTAGTTTCAGGTGGAGAAATATATACAGCATATTCAGTAGGCTTTCCAATGGATAAGGTTATATTCCATGGCAATAATAAAACTATTGAAGAGCTTGAAATGGCGATTGAATATGGGGTTGGAAGATTTGTAATAGACAATTTCTATGAAATTGATTGCCTTGAAAAAATATTAAAGAAAAAGGGAAAGAGTATTAATGCACTAATAAGGCTTACACCAGGAATTGATGGGCATACTCATGAGTTTATTAAAACAGGTCAAGTTGATTCAAAATTTGGTTTTTCTATGTTTGATGATAGTGCTGATAGAGCTGTTGAAAGGATATTAAAAATTGATAGAATCAATTTAAAAGGTTTTCATGCCCATATAGGTTCACAATTACACGAAAATGAAGTGTACAAGAAAGAAATAGAAGTACTTGCTGAATATTCAAAGAAAATAAAGAATTTATATGGATTTGAGGTAGAGGAGCTTAATGTTGGAGGAGGATTTGGAATATTTTATGTAGAAGGTGATAAGAGACGCTCTATATCATTCTTTACGGATATAATTAATGAGTCAGTAATCTCTGAATTTAATAAGCTAAACCTTAAAAAGCCTCTTGTTATAATTGAGCCGGGAAGATGGATTGTTGGAGAAGCAGGTATAACCCTTTATACAATTGGATGTATAAAGGATATCAAAGGGATAAGAAAATATGTAAGTGTAGATGGAGGTATGGCAGATAATCCAAGGCCACCATTATATGATGCATTATATTCTGCAGTTGTTGTAAATAAAAAATGCGATGAAAAAGAAGTAGTAACAATAGCTGGAAAATGTTGCGAGTCTGGGGACATACTAATAAAAGACATAGAACTTCCCAAGGTTGAAAGTGGAGATATATTAGCAGTATTAAGTACAGGCGCATATAATTATTCTATGGCAAGCAACTATAACAGAATAAGAAGGCCAGCAGTTGTAATGGTAAGTGAGGGAAAGCATAGACTTATAGTTAAAAGAGAAACTTATGAAGACTTGGTAAGATTTGATATTTAA
- a CDS encoding DUF445 family protein translates to MKLIIPGLVGALIGYITNYLAIKMLFRPYNEVRVFGLQIPFTPGLIPKEKKRIAKSIGKTVGSHLLTSDLIIETLYSKRVNDEIQGYLKKKFYLIKNSNKNIKDVIEDFGLKLDKIENNLSLMLSDFLIRTIRGQFSREKIKYIIEKYIISRFDNIVSITIFDNIIDNIDRIFEDATLRNNIKSKVGEWITILKDDEKLLIQVIPVEITNKIKRMIYENGEKESQFVLEIIRKQEVRDEIKEYISNIIELNLGKFAAMLIPLNNISERILISFEVFLQNPDNYSKVSTFFENIADMLLEIKISDIITYFPDKSIDKAIDYIFEKPLKFILTDENKNVFKEYIRSLVDSNKIGISKSLSDYLCSFIEAEISSNDFSNVIGKISSYTINYVVNIPFSQLLLNMKFSTLKNFKEFIQLHFGEFIKDKALSIIELVDIPCIIEDRINSFDPKFAEQIIIEVANKELSAITWLGALLGGIMGLITPLLNSLLQ, encoded by the coding sequence GTGAAATTAATTATACCTGGATTAGTAGGAGCTTTAATAGGATATATAACTAATTATCTTGCTATTAAAATGTTATTTAGGCCTTATAATGAAGTTAGAGTTTTTGGACTACAAATTCCATTTACTCCCGGACTTATACCAAAGGAAAAGAAGAGAATTGCAAAAAGTATTGGAAAAACTGTTGGCAGTCATCTTTTAACCTCTGATTTAATTATTGAAACCTTATATAGTAAGAGAGTCAATGATGAAATCCAAGGCTACTTAAAAAAGAAATTTTACTTAATAAAAAATAGTAATAAAAATATAAAAGATGTAATAGAAGATTTTGGATTGAAGCTTGATAAAATTGAAAACAATTTAAGTCTTATGCTTTCAGATTTTTTGATAAGGACAATTAGGGGTCAATTTTCAAGGGAAAAGATAAAATATATAATTGAAAAATATATAATAAGTAGGTTTGATAATATAGTTAGTATTACTATTTTTGATAATATAATTGACAATATTGATAGGATTTTTGAAGATGCTACTTTAAGGAATAATATAAAATCTAAGGTTGGTGAATGGATTACAATTTTAAAAGATGATGAAAAGCTTTTGATTCAAGTGATTCCAGTTGAAATTACAAATAAAATTAAAAGGATGATTTATGAAAATGGAGAAAAAGAATCTCAATTTGTACTTGAAATCATAAGAAAACAAGAAGTAAGGGATGAAATAAAAGAGTATATATCAAATATAATTGAACTAAATCTTGGAAAGTTTGCAGCTATGCTAATACCCTTAAACAACATATCAGAGAGGATTTTAATTTCTTTTGAAGTTTTCTTACAAAATCCTGATAATTATTCAAAAGTATCTACTTTTTTTGAAAATATAGCAGATATGTTACTTGAAATAAAAATATCAGATATTATAACTTATTTTCCTGATAAATCAATTGATAAAGCTATTGATTATATTTTTGAAAAGCCTTTAAAATTTATTTTAACTGATGAAAACAAAAATGTGTTTAAAGAATATATAAGGTCTTTAGTTGATTCAAATAAAATTGGAATAAGCAAAAGCCTAAGCGATTATTTATGTAGTTTTATAGAAGCGGAAATAAGTTCTAATGACTTTAGCAATGTTATAGGCAAGATTAGTAGTTATACTATAAATTATGTTGTAAATATACCTTTTTCTCAGTTGCTGTTAAATATGAAATTTAGTACTTTAAAAAACTTTAAAGAATTTATACAACTGCATTTTGGAGAATTTATTAAAGATAAAGCTTTATCAATTATTGAGCTTGTTGATATACCCTGTATTATTGAAGATAGGATAAATAGTTTCGATCCTAAGTTTGCAGAGCAGATAATAATTGAAGTAGCAAATAAAGAGCTTTCTGCTATAACTTGGCTTGGAGCATTACTTGGCGGAATTATGGGACTTATTACACCACTGCTAAATAGCTTATTACAATAA
- a CDS encoding GerMN domain-containing protein — MKKILITISILLLFISCSQRPSKQNNISSQSSESSKPKISDYFPFTPNIRMQYEGIGNEYAEKDVYVDYINNNRIQLRVINPGTVLGQVIENKDGQLRLIASIGEFYNRDDLTSYDNNNPEILLKEPLEKGTTWTLPDGNKRYISNTDVNISVPYGTFKALEVTTEYTDSKTYDYYVLNLGHVKTIYKSNDFTVETNLSKFQKDASVTQTIKFYYPNLDSEKAIYIKEKINFKTNDRLKDIFEKYFKKSPKGNFRLMSNNTKINKLYLNRAENKVYIDFSKEFISEMNAGSALEGLILLSVTNTLGDYYNVDKVYITIEGKPYSSGHFEVKEGEPFYVDYKKVMEYK, encoded by the coding sequence ATGAAAAAGATATTAATAACAATTTCTATTTTATTATTATTTATTTCCTGCAGTCAAAGACCTTCTAAACAAAATAATATATCTTCACAATCATCAGAGAGCAGTAAACCTAAAATAAGTGACTATTTCCCCTTTACCCCTAATATAAGAATGCAATATGAAGGAATAGGAAATGAATATGCTGAAAAAGACGTATATGTAGATTATATAAATAATAACAGGATACAACTTAGAGTAATAAACCCTGGTACTGTCTTAGGACAAGTTATAGAAAATAAAGACGGTCAACTAAGACTTATAGCATCAATTGGGGAATTCTACAACAGAGACGATTTAACCTCTTACGATAATAATAATCCTGAAATACTATTAAAAGAACCCCTTGAAAAAGGAACAACTTGGACTTTACCTGATGGCAACAAAAGATATATTTCTAATACAGATGTTAATATATCTGTCCCCTACGGAACCTTTAAGGCTTTAGAAGTTACAACTGAGTATACTGACTCAAAAACCTATGATTATTACGTTTTAAATTTAGGTCATGTTAAAACTATTTATAAATCAAATGATTTTACTGTAGAAACAAATCTTTCAAAATTTCAAAAAGATGCCTCAGTTACACAAACTATTAAATTTTACTATCCTAATTTAGACAGTGAGAAAGCAATATATATAAAAGAAAAAATTAACTTTAAAACAAACGATAGACTAAAAGATATATTTGAAAAGTATTTTAAGAAGTCTCCTAAAGGCAACTTTAGATTAATGAGCAATAATACAAAAATAAATAAACTTTATCTTAATAGAGCAGAAAATAAAGTCTATATAGACTTTTCTAAAGAGTTCATTTCTGAAATGAATGCAGGTTCTGCATTGGAAGGGTTAATACTCTTAAGCGTAACAAATACTTTAGGAGACTATTATAACGTTGATAAAGTCTATATTACCATAGAAGGCAAACCCTATTCTTCAGGTCATTTTGAAGTTAAAGAAGGAGAGCCATTTTACGTAGATTATAAAAAAGTTATGGAATATAAATGA
- the tyrS gene encoding tyrosine--tRNA ligase, protein MSVFDVLKERGYIAQLTHEDEIKELLEKERVTFYIGFDPTADSLHVGHFLQLMVMSHMQKAGHRPIALLGGGTAMVGDPTGKTDMRKMLSKETIDQNAECFKKQMQKFIDFSDDKAIMANNADWLLNLNYVEFLREIGVHFSVNRMLTAESVKQRLERGLTFLEFNYMLMQGYDFLELNRRYGCIMQLGGDDQWSNIIAGVELIRKKESKPAYGMTFTLLTTSEGKKMGKTEKGAVWLDPEKTSPYDFYQYWRNINDADVEKCLALLTFLPMDEVRRLGALKDKEINEAKKILAYEITKIVHGQEEAEKAKKAAEALFESGGNLENIPTSTIPKDFIGSKLVDILLEASIVPSKGEAKRLIQQGGLYVNDEKITDIDTIADDKMFKDGKILVRKGKKTYNQIVIK, encoded by the coding sequence ATGTCTGTTTTTGATGTCTTAAAGGAAAGAGGATATATTGCACAACTTACCCATGAGGATGAAATAAAAGAGCTTCTTGAAAAAGAAAGAGTAACTTTTTATATAGGTTTTGATCCTACTGCAGATAGCCTTCATGTAGGCCACTTTCTTCAGCTTATGGTAATGTCCCATATGCAAAAGGCTGGTCATAGACCCATTGCCTTACTCGGTGGTGGAACAGCAATGGTTGGAGATCCTACTGGTAAAACAGATATGAGAAAAATGCTAAGCAAAGAAACAATAGACCAAAACGCTGAATGTTTTAAAAAGCAGATGCAGAAGTTTATTGACTTTTCTGACGATAAAGCGATTATGGCAAATAATGCTGATTGGCTCTTAAATCTTAACTATGTAGAATTTTTAAGAGAGATAGGAGTCCATTTTTCTGTAAACAGAATGCTTACAGCAGAATCAGTAAAACAAAGACTTGAAAGGGGACTAACTTTTCTTGAATTTAACTATATGTTAATGCAAGGATATGATTTCCTTGAACTTAACAGAAGATATGGTTGCATTATGCAGCTTGGTGGAGATGACCAGTGGTCTAACATTATAGCTGGTGTTGAACTCATACGCAAAAAAGAATCTAAACCTGCTTATGGTATGACTTTCACCCTTCTTACAACAAGCGAAGGAAAGAAAATGGGAAAAACTGAAAAGGGTGCTGTTTGGCTTGACCCTGAAAAAACATCACCTTATGATTTCTATCAATATTGGAGGAACATTAATGACGCTGACGTTGAAAAGTGTCTTGCTCTTTTAACGTTTCTTCCAATGGATGAAGTTAGAAGGCTTGGAGCATTAAAAGATAAAGAGATAAATGAAGCTAAAAAGATTCTTGCTTATGAAATTACAAAAATAGTACATGGGCAGGAAGAAGCTGAGAAGGCCAAAAAGGCTGCTGAAGCATTATTTGAATCAGGAGGAAATCTTGAAAATATTCCAACTTCAACTATTCCAAAGGATTTTATAGGTTCAAAGCTTGTTGATATTCTTCTTGAAGCCTCTATTGTACCTTCAAAGGGTGAAGCTAAACGTCTCATTCAGCAGGGTGGATTATACGTAAATGATGAAAAGATAACCGATATAGACACTATTGCAGATGATAAAATGTTTAAAGACGGAAAAATACTTGTTAGAAAAGGCAAGAAAACCTACAATCAAATTGTTATTAAGTAA